The genomic segment ACGCCCAGAGCAGGAGCACGATCAGCGCGACCGCTATATATAAGATATACAGATGCACGTTGCCGTGCTGGATCACGCGCAAACGCGCCAGCGCGGAGGCCACAGCCGAGAAGATCGGATCGAAGAGGCCCTCCCTCGCCACGTCGCGCGCGTGCGATGCGAATGCGGCGCGCTGCGGAAAGAGGCCCTGCGGCGCTTCCCTCTCCTCATGGATATTGAGAAGCATCCCGAAGGAGTTCGTCAACGGCTGGGCAAAGGACGATGCCGTGTACTGCATGCTGGGCGCGGGCCGCGCGTAGCCGCAGTCCCAGGTCGCAGTGCGCGTCACCGCCCGGCGCGCGAGGAGCCTTCGCCTGAGCGACAACGCCGCGCAGGCGATCGCGATCAGCGCCGCGAATACGACGACGAGCTTCGCGAGGATTGCGGCGGCTTCGGCAAGCGCCGACGGAGCAGCCCCTTCGGCGAAGCCCGCCGCGACGCCGACGGCGCCCCCCAGCAACGGGACCACGGCCGGAGCAGCGAGCCCGATGCAGAGGCATGCCGCGGCCAGGATCATCATCGGCGCGAGCATGGGGATCGGCGCTTCCTGAGCGCGGGCCGCCTCATCGCATCGCGGCTCGCCTAAGAAGATCGTGCCGAAGGCCTTGGTGAAGCAGGCGGCCGCGAGCCCGCCGATCAGCGCCAGCGAAGCGATGACGATCAGCGCGGGGAGCGCGCCGTAGATCGTCGCACCCGGAGTCACCAGGATCGCGAACGCGCCGAGATAGATGAGAAACTCGCTGACGAATCCGTTCAGCGGCGGTAGGCCCGAGATCGCCGCCGAGCCGACGAGAAACGCCGCCGCGGTATGCGGCATGCGCTTCAGAAGCCCGCCGAGCCGGTCGATCTCGCCGGTGCCCGAGGCGCGGATCACGGCGCCTGCACCCAGGAAGAGCAGCACCTTGAAGATCGCGTGGTTG from the bacterium genome contains:
- a CDS encoding proton-conducting transporter membrane subunit, coding for NHAIFKVLLFLGAGAVIRASGTGEIDRLGGLLKRMPHTAAAFLVGSAAISGLPPLNGFVSEFLIYLGAFAILVTPGATIYGALPALIVIASLALIGGLAAACFTKAFGTIFLGEPRCDEAARAQEAPIPMLAPMMILAAACLCIGLAAPAVVPLLGGAVGVAAGFAEGAAPSALAEAAAILAKLVVVFAALIAIACAALSLRRRLLARRAVTRTATWDCGYARPAPSMQYTASSFAQPLTNSFGMLLNIHEEREAPQGLFPQRAAFASHARDVAREGLFDPIFSAVASALARLRVIQHGNVHLYILYIAVALIVLLLWAFGGR